A genomic window from Rhodococcus sp. KBS0724 includes:
- a CDS encoding putative RNA methyltransferase codes for MLAEVIDLLACPQCCSELDLIDRALECARGHRFDIARQGYVSLISGGSTKFTGDSAEMIAARSRLLGSGHFDPLMDAVTTACARSEGVDPARIVEIGSGTGQYLEHVVSRLPDSRGIALDVSKFAARRAAKVHDRIGSIVADVWQPLPIRDGVLSHVLCVFAPRNGEQSHRVLGDEGVLVVLTPTDRHLRELIELLGMVRVDDKKVERLGSSMAGLFEREHSEGVEFTMHLTHAEILDLVGMGPSARHLSAQQLAASVAALPELTPITASATVSSYRKVNRGA; via the coding sequence GTGCTTGCCGAAGTAATAGATCTGCTGGCGTGCCCGCAGTGCTGTTCGGAACTCGATTTGATCGACCGCGCCCTGGAATGTGCACGAGGGCACCGGTTCGACATCGCCAGGCAGGGCTACGTTTCCCTGATCAGCGGAGGGTCCACCAAATTCACCGGTGACAGCGCCGAGATGATTGCAGCCCGGTCCAGACTGCTCGGTAGTGGGCATTTTGATCCGCTGATGGACGCGGTGACGACGGCGTGTGCTCGCTCCGAGGGCGTCGACCCGGCGAGGATCGTCGAAATCGGTTCCGGCACAGGTCAATATCTCGAGCATGTGGTCAGTAGGCTCCCGGATTCCCGGGGAATCGCCCTCGACGTCTCGAAATTTGCGGCCCGGCGAGCAGCCAAAGTCCACGACCGCATCGGGTCGATCGTCGCGGACGTGTGGCAGCCCCTGCCGATTCGTGACGGCGTGCTCTCCCACGTGCTCTGTGTGTTCGCTCCGCGCAACGGTGAGCAGTCCCATCGCGTTCTCGGCGACGAGGGCGTTCTCGTGGTTCTGACGCCCACGGACAGGCATCTGCGTGAGCTGATCGAGTTGCTCGGCATGGTTCGCGTCGACGACAAGAAGGTGGAACGGCTCGGGTCGTCCATGGCCGGACTGTTCGAGCGTGAACATTCCGAGGGCGTCGAGTTCACCATGCACCTCACTCACGCCGAGATTCTCGACCTCGTGGGCATGGGACCCTCCGCGCGGCACCTGAGCGCCCAGCAACTTGCCGCCTCGGTAGCGGCACTGCCCGAACTCACACCGATCACCGCGTCTGCGACCGTCTCCAGCTACCGCAAAGTCAACCGCGGCGCCTGA